The Equus quagga isolate Etosha38 chromosome 12, UCLA_HA_Equagga_1.0, whole genome shotgun sequence genome includes a region encoding these proteins:
- the REM1 gene encoding GTP-binding protein REM 1 isoform X1 has product MTLNTQQEAKTPLHRRASTPLPLSPRGHQPGLLCAAPSTQSQHPRLGQSASLNPPTRKPSPAPNGWSSESSDSEGSWEALYRVVLLGDPGVGKTSLASLFAGKQERDLHEQLGEDVYERTLTVDGEDTTLVVMDTWEAEKLDESWSQESCLQVGSAYVIVYSIADRGSFESASELRIQLRRTHQADHVPIILVGNKADLARCREVSVEEGRACAVVFDCKFIETSATLQHNVAELFEGVVRQLRLRRRDSSAREPAAPRRRASLGQRARRFLARLTARSARRRALKARSKSCHNLAVL; this is encoded by the exons ATGACACTAAACACTCAGCAAGAAGCAAAGACCCCCCTGCATCGTCGAGCCAGCACTCCTCTGCCCCTGTCCCCCCGGGgccaccagcctggcctcctGTGCGCAGCGCCCTCCACGCAATCCCAGCATCCCCGGCTGGGCCAATCAGCCTCCCTCAACCCTCCCACCCGGAAACCTTCACCTGCCCCCAACGGTTGGTCCTCTGAATCCAGCGACTCTGAAGGCTCCTGGGAGGCCCTCTACCGCGTGGTACTGCTTGGAGATCCTGGCGTAGGGAAGACCAGCCTGGCCAGCCTCTTTGCAGGGAAGCAAGAGCGGGACCTCCATGAACAGCTGGGAG AAGATGTGTACGAGAGGACCCTCACAGTGGATGGAGAGGACACCACGCTGGTGGTCATGGACACCTGGGAGGCTGAGAAACTG GATGAAAGCTGGAGCCAGGAGTCATGCCTGCAGGTGGGCAGTGCCTATGTCATTGTGTACTCCATCGCGGACAGAGGCAGCTTCGAGAGTGCCTCTGAGCTCCGCATTCAGCTGCGGCGCACACATCAGGCGGACCACGTGCCCATCATCCTGGTGGGCAACAAGGCGGACCTGGCACGCTGCCGGGAAGTCTCCGTGGAAG AGGGCCGCGCCTGCGCTGTGGTGTTCGACTGCAAGTTCATCGAGACGTCGGCCACGCTGCAGCACAACGTGGCCGAGCTCTTCGAGGGCGTGGTGCGCCAACTGCGCCTGCGCCGCCGGGACAGCTCAGCCCGGGAGCCCGCGGCGCCCAGACGACGGGCGAGCCTCGGCCAGCGCGCTCGCCGCTTCCTGGCCCGCCTGACGGCCCGCAGCGCCCGGCGCCGGGCACTCAAGGCCCGCTCCAAGTCCTGCCACAACCTGGCCGTGCTCTGA
- the REM1 gene encoding GTP-binding protein REM 1 isoform X2: MTLNTQQEAKTPLHRRASTPLPLSPRGHQPGLLCAAPSTQSQHPRLGQSASLNPPTRKPSPAPNGWSSESSDSEGSWEALYRVVLLGDPGVGKTSLASLFAGKQERDLHEQLGDVYERTLTVDGEDTTLVVMDTWEAEKLDESWSQESCLQVGSAYVIVYSIADRGSFESASELRIQLRRTHQADHVPIILVGNKADLARCREVSVEEGRACAVVFDCKFIETSATLQHNVAELFEGVVRQLRLRRRDSSAREPAAPRRRASLGQRARRFLARLTARSARRRALKARSKSCHNLAVL, from the exons ATGACACTAAACACTCAGCAAGAAGCAAAGACCCCCCTGCATCGTCGAGCCAGCACTCCTCTGCCCCTGTCCCCCCGGGgccaccagcctggcctcctGTGCGCAGCGCCCTCCACGCAATCCCAGCATCCCCGGCTGGGCCAATCAGCCTCCCTCAACCCTCCCACCCGGAAACCTTCACCTGCCCCCAACGGTTGGTCCTCTGAATCCAGCGACTCTGAAGGCTCCTGGGAGGCCCTCTACCGCGTGGTACTGCTTGGAGATCCTGGCGTAGGGAAGACCAGCCTGGCCAGCCTCTTTGCAGGGAAGCAAGAGCGGGACCTCCATGAACAGCTGGGAG ATGTGTACGAGAGGACCCTCACAGTGGATGGAGAGGACACCACGCTGGTGGTCATGGACACCTGGGAGGCTGAGAAACTG GATGAAAGCTGGAGCCAGGAGTCATGCCTGCAGGTGGGCAGTGCCTATGTCATTGTGTACTCCATCGCGGACAGAGGCAGCTTCGAGAGTGCCTCTGAGCTCCGCATTCAGCTGCGGCGCACACATCAGGCGGACCACGTGCCCATCATCCTGGTGGGCAACAAGGCGGACCTGGCACGCTGCCGGGAAGTCTCCGTGGAAG AGGGCCGCGCCTGCGCTGTGGTGTTCGACTGCAAGTTCATCGAGACGTCGGCCACGCTGCAGCACAACGTGGCCGAGCTCTTCGAGGGCGTGGTGCGCCAACTGCGCCTGCGCCGCCGGGACAGCTCAGCCCGGGAGCCCGCGGCGCCCAGACGACGGGCGAGCCTCGGCCAGCGCGCTCGCCGCTTCCTGGCCCGCCTGACGGCCCGCAGCGCCCGGCGCCGGGCACTCAAGGCCCGCTCCAAGTCCTGCCACAACCTGGCCGTGCTCTGA